One region of Pararhizobium qamdonense genomic DNA includes:
- the bcsN gene encoding cellulose biosynthesis protein BcsN, which yields MSFPLPLAVRYALAGVVLTLGLAGCGARDGVRLSDTATTVPTETAFALPGPGGPAIVNIVERSFSNATQQDIFLFTSASTPGQNLMRVQLFGPVGLKFDGTKSLGYSSVRAGDIAREMRRELPGVVLRQSPIYMQNNYGPFSYAYGRGHGNDACLYGWQQIRSPDNARTAFQNQGTIQVRLRLCEENASEEKLVSQMYGYTIRGAFNTATWNPYGAPQSVDPAFGRTGHPIYPKVDDIRGNLMPEVPAERVRPAVRPRQVVVAKEKIVPIKQPAPEETIPLPTSGDMKGIVVPSPDCVSQSAGAGQCK from the coding sequence TTGTCTTTTCCGCTTCCCTTGGCCGTCCGATATGCGCTTGCCGGCGTCGTCCTGACGCTTGGCCTTGCCGGCTGCGGGGCGCGCGACGGCGTGAGATTGTCCGATACTGCAACGACCGTGCCGACCGAGACGGCCTTTGCGCTGCCGGGACCGGGCGGACCAGCCATCGTCAATATCGTCGAGCGCAGTTTCAGCAACGCGACCCAGCAGGACATCTTCCTGTTCACATCCGCCTCGACGCCCGGCCAGAATCTGATGCGCGTCCAGCTGTTTGGTCCGGTCGGATTGAAATTCGATGGAACGAAGTCGCTCGGTTACAGCTCTGTCCGCGCCGGCGATATTGCCAGGGAAATGCGCCGTGAGCTTCCGGGCGTAGTACTCCGGCAATCACCCATCTACATGCAGAACAATTACGGGCCCTTCAGCTATGCCTATGGGCGCGGGCACGGCAACGATGCGTGCCTCTATGGCTGGCAGCAGATCCGCTCGCCCGACAATGCCAGAACGGCCTTCCAGAACCAGGGCACGATCCAGGTCCGGCTGCGGCTTTGCGAAGAGAATGCCAGCGAGGAAAAGCTGGTCAGCCAGATGTACGGCTATACGATCCGTGGCGCATTCAATACGGCCACCTGGAACCCCTATGGCGCGCCCCAGAGTGTCGATCCGGCTTTTGGCCGGACTGGACATCCGATCTATCCGAAGGTCGATGACATCCGCGGCAATCTGATGCCGGAAGTCCCTGCCGAGCGGGTTCGCCCGGCTGTCCGGCCGCGCCAAGTGGTTGTCGCGAAGGAAAAAATCGTGCCAATCAAACAACCGGCGCCGGAAGAAACCATTCCTTTACCAACATCGGGGGATATGAAGGGGATTGTTGTTCCGTCCCCTGATTGTGTGAGCCAATCGGCGGGTGCCGGGCAATGCAAGTAA
- the bcsA gene encoding UDP-forming cellulose synthase catalytic subunit, with amino-acid sequence MRKASIILFWGIASLCVIALVTLPINLQTQLIASIAVVTFMAVLKILKAEGTWRLTALAFGTAIVMRYVYWRTTSTLPPVNQLENFIPGFLLYLAEMYSVMMLALSLFVVAMPLPSRPSRAASEGKYPSVDVYVPTYNEDSHLLANTLAAAKAMDYPAEKLTVWLLDDGGTLQKRSSANLLESQTAKSRHQELQTLCADLDVRYLTRDRNEHAKAGNLNNGMAHSEGELIAVFDADHAPARDFLLETVGYFEDDPRLFLVQTPHFFLNPDPVERNLRTFEKMPSENEMFYGIIQRGLDKWNASFFCGSAAVLRRQALDQTGGFSGVSITEDCETAIDLHASGWNSVYVDRPLIAGLQPATFASFIGQRSRWAQGMMQILRFKFPPLKRGLSIPQRLCYMSSTLFWLFPFPRTIFLFAPLCYLFFDLEIFTASGGEFLGYTLAYMLVNLMMQNYLYGSFRWPWISELYEYVQTVHLLPAVVSAIVNPRKPSFKVTAKDESVLVSRLSEISRPFFIIFGVLLLALLVTIYRVYTEPYKADVTLVVGAWNLLNLVLAGCALGVVSERGELSATRRVKVTRRCEFGLGEQWYPATIDDVSVYGARINVYAKTIGSPAVNTRGLIRFTPHGRETAEILPVAVRNTQVDGDIVTMGCQYLPEAARDHSLVADLIFANSQQWTEFQLSRRGNPGLFRGTIWFFGLAFYQTSRGLAYFFSNRGGGGKAKVAAGAKK; translated from the coding sequence ATGCGCAAGGCGAGTATCATTCTTTTCTGGGGAATAGCTTCCCTGTGCGTCATTGCGCTGGTGACGCTGCCGATCAACCTGCAGACCCAGTTGATCGCCAGTATTGCCGTCGTCACCTTCATGGCTGTTTTGAAAATCCTCAAAGCCGAGGGCACATGGCGACTGACGGCGCTCGCTTTCGGCACGGCCATCGTGATGCGCTACGTCTACTGGCGCACGACCAGCACACTGCCGCCGGTCAACCAGCTGGAAAACTTCATTCCCGGTTTTCTCCTTTATCTTGCGGAAATGTACAGCGTGATGATGCTGGCGCTCAGCCTGTTCGTCGTCGCCATGCCGCTGCCGTCGCGCCCGTCGCGGGCCGCGTCGGAAGGGAAGTATCCAAGCGTCGATGTTTACGTACCGACCTATAATGAGGATTCGCATCTGCTGGCCAATACATTGGCTGCAGCCAAGGCCATGGATTACCCGGCCGAGAAGCTGACCGTATGGCTGCTTGACGATGGCGGCACGCTGCAGAAGCGAAGCTCTGCCAATCTGCTCGAAAGCCAGACGGCCAAGTCCCGGCACCAGGAATTGCAGACGCTCTGCGCCGATCTCGATGTGCGCTACCTGACGCGCGACCGCAACGAGCATGCCAAGGCCGGCAATCTCAACAATGGCATGGCGCATTCCGAAGGCGAACTGATCGCCGTCTTCGACGCCGACCACGCGCCCGCGAGAGACTTTCTTTTGGAGACGGTCGGCTATTTTGAGGACGATCCACGGCTGTTTCTCGTTCAGACCCCGCATTTCTTCCTCAACCCCGACCCGGTCGAACGCAATCTGCGCACCTTTGAAAAGATGCCGAGCGAGAACGAAATGTTCTACGGCATTATCCAGCGCGGACTGGACAAGTGGAACGCATCGTTCTTCTGCGGCTCGGCAGCCGTTTTGCGCCGGCAGGCGCTCGACCAGACCGGCGGCTTCAGCGGCGTCAGCATTACGGAAGACTGCGAAACCGCGATCGACCTGCATGCCAGCGGCTGGAACAGCGTCTATGTCGACCGGCCGCTGATCGCCGGGTTGCAACCGGCGACGTTTGCCAGCTTCATCGGTCAGCGCAGCCGTTGGGCGCAGGGCATGATGCAGATCCTGCGGTTCAAATTCCCGCCCTTGAAGCGCGGCCTGTCGATCCCGCAGCGGCTTTGCTACATGTCCTCGACATTGTTCTGGCTCTTTCCGTTCCCAAGAACGATCTTTCTCTTTGCGCCGCTCTGTTACCTGTTCTTCGACCTGGAAATCTTCACCGCGTCCGGCGGCGAGTTCCTGGGCTATACCCTTGCCTATATGCTCGTGAACCTGATGATGCAGAACTATCTCTACGGCTCCTTCCGCTGGCCCTGGATCTCCGAGCTCTATGAATATGTCCAGACGGTTCACCTTCTGCCGGCCGTGGTCTCGGCGATCGTCAATCCGAGGAAGCCGAGTTTCAAGGTGACGGCGAAGGATGAATCCGTTCTCGTCAGCCGTTTGTCTGAAATCAGCAGGCCGTTCTTCATCATCTTCGGCGTGCTGCTTCTTGCGCTTCTGGTGACGATCTACCGGGTCTATACCGAGCCCTATAAGGCCGACGTGACGCTGGTGGTGGGCGCCTGGAACCTGCTCAATCTGGTGCTCGCCGGATGCGCGCTCGGCGTCGTTTCCGAACGCGGCGAATTGTCGGCGACGCGGCGGGTCAAGGTCACGCGCCGCTGCGAATTCGGGCTGGGCGAACAATGGTATCCGGCAACGATCGACGACGTTTCGGTGTATGGCGCCCGCATCAATGTCTATGCAAAGACGATCGGCTCGCCCGCTGTTAACACGCGCGGCCTGATCCGGTTTACGCCGCATGGCCGCGAAACGGCGGAAATCCTTCCCGTTGCCGTCCGTAACACGCAGGTCGATGGCGATATCGTCACGATGGGTTGCCAGTACCTGCCGGAAGCGGCCCGCGATCATAGTCTCGTTGCCGACCTGATTTTTGCAAACTCCCAGCAATGGACGGAATTCCAGTTGTCACGCCGCGGCAATCCGGGCCTTTTCCGGGGGACGATCTGGTTCTTCGGGCTGGCTTTTTACCAGACAAGCCGCGGGCTCGCCTATTTCTTCAGCAATCGTGGTGGAGGCGGCAAGGCCAAGGTTGCAGCGGGAGCGAAAAAATGA
- a CDS encoding cellulose biosynthesis cyclic di-GMP-binding regulatory protein BcsB: MTKAVILALTLLALPAGPLNAQTLPFDMTPERPASDSPAVTAPPEGEGNGAAGSQPVTVAPVAEPVETVPFQRYILPEGSLGLTGEFEDRLWSVYLTAQQAASGAKLNLGYQNSIFVAPETSRLTVEVNNTKIAEEAIRSPESVSDLSLDLPKDLLKPGSNLIRLRSSQRHRTDCDVQSTYELWSNVDAEKTFLSFTANDPVSMQSLDDIKAIGVDEGGLTRFNFVVPALEQPVSTIPLMRLSQGLAVLADMPNQSFSFETSKLTPSGPGEMTVLVGTNAELSPLLASLPDGAAAAPVAGFVQDPKTGSPVLVITGPTWQAIRSAIESIVAPTDVSLPARRDVITTQRWRSPDAPFLFSNSRLPFSQLGLKTEEFSGRRFRTDFTIGVPSDFYAASYGEAVILLDAAYSSAVLPGSHIDIYVNDSIASTVPITSSGGGLLRHLPINVTMRHFRPGVNTIAIEAILSTESDKVCAPGATGTDAPRFALFDTSEFHMPDFARVGQLPNLAATAGTGAPYNRTPDPVPLFLDRIDTNTLSAAATFLGRLAASAGHPLPVETVASPALIGNRSAIFIGSLSQMPPAVFTQMNISEASRNTWGPNTGAQAQGVDTQAAYNEWRDKLKDGPFSAQISALEGWLKQNFDITLTSLRFAPRSETSFMPSSDASLLMAQAASPDGSGTWTVLAAPTGKDLRDNMQALSGHANWEQLAGRISTYEAGTKTVQTVPVNSFQFVPTQPGSFFNYRLIAANWLSTNILSYAVLLAVLAVILGLATATMLGNLGRRK; encoded by the coding sequence ATGACCAAGGCCGTCATCCTTGCTCTGACGCTGCTTGCTTTGCCGGCTGGCCCGCTCAACGCCCAGACATTGCCCTTTGACATGACGCCGGAGCGGCCCGCTTCCGACAGTCCCGCAGTGACGGCGCCGCCGGAAGGCGAGGGCAATGGTGCGGCCGGGTCCCAGCCGGTGACGGTTGCGCCGGTTGCCGAACCCGTCGAGACCGTTCCCTTCCAGCGTTATATCCTGCCGGAAGGCAGCCTTGGCCTGACAGGCGAATTCGAAGACCGCCTCTGGTCTGTCTATCTGACCGCGCAACAGGCGGCTTCGGGGGCAAAGCTCAATCTCGGTTATCAGAACTCTATTTTCGTGGCCCCGGAAACCTCCCGCCTGACGGTCGAGGTCAACAATACGAAGATTGCCGAGGAAGCCATCCGCTCGCCGGAATCCGTCTCCGACCTCAGTCTTGACCTGCCTAAGGACTTGCTAAAGCCGGGATCCAACCTGATCCGCCTGCGCTCCAGCCAGCGTCACCGCACCGATTGCGATGTGCAATCGACCTACGAACTCTGGTCGAATGTCGATGCCGAGAAAACCTTTCTCAGCTTTACCGCCAATGATCCGGTGAGCATGCAGAGCCTTGACGATATCAAGGCCATCGGCGTCGATGAGGGCGGTCTGACCCGGTTCAATTTTGTCGTCCCGGCGCTGGAACAGCCGGTCTCGACGATACCATTGATGCGCCTGTCGCAGGGCTTGGCGGTCCTGGCCGATATGCCGAACCAATCCTTTTCTTTCGAAACGAGCAAACTCACGCCCTCCGGGCCGGGAGAGATGACAGTCCTCGTCGGCACCAATGCCGAGCTGTCGCCGCTGCTGGCCTCCTTGCCCGATGGCGCGGCCGCCGCGCCGGTGGCCGGCTTCGTACAGGACCCCAAAACCGGGTCGCCGGTTCTGGTGATCACCGGCCCGACATGGCAGGCGATCCGCAGTGCGATCGAGAGCATCGTTGCGCCGACCGATGTTTCCCTGCCTGCACGCCGTGATGTGATCACCACGCAGCGCTGGCGCTCTCCGGATGCACCGTTCCTGTTTTCCAATAGCCGTCTGCCTTTTTCGCAGCTGGGGCTGAAGACCGAGGAGTTTTCCGGCAGGCGCTTTCGAACCGACTTCACGATCGGCGTTCCCTCCGATTTCTATGCCGCCTCCTATGGCGAAGCCGTGATCCTTCTGGACGCGGCCTATTCTTCGGCCGTGCTGCCGGGCAGTCATATCGATATCTACGTCAATGACAGCATCGCCTCCACCGTGCCGATTACGTCATCGGGCGGCGGATTGCTTCGTCATCTGCCGATCAACGTCACGATGCGGCATTTCCGTCCGGGCGTGAACACGATTGCCATCGAAGCCATTCTGTCAACGGAAAGCGACAAGGTCTGTGCGCCTGGCGCAACCGGCACGGACGCGCCCCGCTTTGCGCTGTTCGATACGTCCGAATTCCACATGCCGGATTTTGCCCGCGTTGGCCAGTTGCCCAATCTTGCGGCGACGGCCGGAACCGGGGCGCCCTATAACAGGACCCCTGATCCCGTTCCGCTGTTCCTGGACCGGATCGACACCAACACGCTTTCGGCGGCGGCGACATTCCTTGGACGGCTTGCCGCATCCGCCGGACACCCGCTTCCCGTCGAAACGGTCGCATCGCCGGCATTGATCGGCAACAGGAGCGCCATCTTTATCGGCTCGCTCTCTCAGATGCCGCCCGCAGTGTTTACGCAGATGAACATCTCGGAAGCGAGCCGCAACACTTGGGGCCCGAATACGGGCGCACAGGCTCAAGGGGTCGATACGCAGGCCGCCTATAACGAGTGGCGCGATAAGTTGAAGGACGGTCCGTTCAGCGCCCAGATCAGCGCGCTCGAAGGCTGGCTGAAGCAGAATTTCGACATCACGCTGACCTCGCTCCGCTTCGCGCCGAGATCGGAAACCAGCTTCATGCCGTCAAGCGACGCGTCGCTGCTGATGGCGCAGGCCGCGAGCCCGGATGGATCGGGGACCTGGACGGTCCTTGCCGCACCGACCGGCAAGGATCTGCGCGACAACATGCAGGCCTTAAGCGGACATGCAAACTGGGAACAGCTTGCCGGGCGCATTTCGACCTATGAAGCCGGCACCAAGACGGTGCAGACCGTGCCGGTGAACAGCTTCCAGTTCGTGCCGACCCAGCCTGGATCATTCTTCAACTACCGGCTTATCGCCGCCAATTGGCTATCGACGAACATCCTGTCCTACGCTGTGCTGCTCGCCGTGCTGGCCGTCATCCTCGGCCTGGCAACCGCGACGATGCTGGGCAACCTCGGGCGGCGGAAATGA
- a CDS encoding glycosyl hydrolase family 8: MRTKLLAAFLAGLFSFCLAGTPAAAQQPLIAAEAWQAYKAKFLDPGGRIIDDANGNISHSEGQGYGLLLAVLANNAADFELIWSFTRTELLLRSDGLAAWKWNPATKPHVTDINNATDGDILIAYALGLAGKQWNRPDYTQNGASIARAILDKTILQISGRTLLLPAATGFAAGDREDGPVVNPSYWIFEAFPVLDQLAPSPVWSKLRTDGLALLGELRLGPKQLPADWVSLKSAPGPAVGFPAEFGYNAVRIPLYLVRAGVKDRDLLTRLMRGTTGANGGYATIDIVSGLPKDNLADPGYRIINYILACVLDKTAVPEDVKQFAPTRYYPSTLHLLGLSFIAAQQPECL; this comes from the coding sequence ATGAGGACGAAACTGCTGGCGGCCTTCCTTGCAGGACTGTTCAGCTTTTGTCTGGCGGGCACCCCGGCGGCCGCTCAGCAGCCCCTGATCGCAGCCGAGGCCTGGCAAGCCTACAAGGCGAAATTCCTTGATCCGGGCGGCCGCATCATCGACGATGCCAACGGCAATATCAGCCATAGCGAAGGCCAGGGCTACGGGCTTTTGCTGGCCGTGCTCGCCAATAACGCCGCGGATTTCGAACTGATCTGGTCGTTTACCCGCACCGAACTGCTGTTGCGCAGCGATGGCCTTGCAGCCTGGAAATGGAACCCCGCCACCAAACCGCACGTCACCGACATCAACAATGCGACCGATGGCGATATTCTCATTGCCTATGCACTGGGATTGGCGGGCAAACAATGGAACCGGCCCGACTACACCCAAAATGGCGCCAGCATCGCCAGGGCCATTCTGGACAAGACGATTCTCCAAATCTCCGGCCGGACATTGCTTCTACCGGCCGCAACCGGGTTTGCCGCCGGCGACCGCGAAGACGGCCCGGTCGTCAATCCGTCCTACTGGATTTTCGAGGCCTTTCCGGTCTTGGATCAACTGGCCCCATCGCCGGTCTGGTCGAAGCTTCGCACCGATGGTCTTGCCCTTCTCGGCGAACTTCGCCTAGGCCCGAAGCAACTTCCCGCAGATTGGGTCTCCCTGAAATCGGCACCGGGGCCTGCGGTGGGTTTCCCCGCCGAATTCGGATATAATGCCGTGCGCATTCCGCTTTATCTCGTGCGCGCCGGGGTGAAAGACCGGGATCTTTTGACGCGGCTGATGCGCGGAACAACTGGTGCAAATGGAGGATACGCAACTATAGATATAGTATCCGGCTTGCCGAAGGACAACCTAGCCGATCCGGGTTATCGAATAATTAACTATATTCTGGCCTGTGTGTTGGACAAGACGGCGGTACCGGAAGATGTGAAGCAATTCGCGCCGACCCGCTATTATCCTTCGACGCTCCATTTGCTGGGGCTATCCTTTATAGCTGCTCAGCAGCCGGAGTGCTTATGA
- the pbpC gene encoding penicillin-binding protein 1C, whose translation MALWAKICGALVGSALLCVAIMFGIDTADHAYPPPLEQARTVSAEVLDADGQLLRAFATPQGRWRLQTTAKDVDPQFVRMLIAYEDQRFFEHKGVDPIALVRAAWQFATHGRIVSGASTLSMQVARLIEPREGRSFAAKFRQLARAVQIERRLSKAEILDLYLTHAPYGGNLEGIRAASLAYFGKEPRRLTVSEAALLVALPQLPEKRRPDRHLKAAETARQRVLERMAVSAVIGEGEAERAALTAVPERRLQLPAFAAHVAEAARRKDPAVIQHQTTLRRNIQKGLETVAKEAAARLGPKVSIAMVMADARTGEIVGELGSADYFDASRSGWIDMTRISRSPGSTLKPFIYGLAFEEGLVSQETIIEDRPADFFGYRPRNFDMTYQGDVSIRQALQLSLNVPAVRLLDAVGPTRLMVRFRRAEVRPTLPANEAPGLAIGLGGLGINLKDLVQLYAGLANRGKPVRLGDGIREQPGALENEPLLDAVATWQIADILSGVLPPAGAVQRGIAYKTGTSYGYRDAWSVGFDGRYVLGVWVGRPDNGAVPGLTGYGTAAPILFEGFAKSGVALTPLPRAPAGAVRIAQAELPISQRRFSLSANGLVSASIREAAPQIVYPPEGARVELGVDTDGVAMPLVLKLQGGRAPFRWLANGKPLPETSRRRVNQWVPDGAGYSTLTVIDAAGRAASVRVFLN comes from the coding sequence ATGGCTCTATGGGCAAAAATCTGCGGCGCGTTGGTGGGCTCGGCCCTTCTATGCGTCGCCATCATGTTCGGCATAGATACGGCGGACCACGCCTATCCGCCGCCGCTTGAGCAAGCGCGTACGGTCTCTGCCGAAGTGCTCGATGCGGACGGACAGCTGTTGCGGGCCTTTGCGACGCCGCAGGGCCGCTGGCGGCTGCAGACGACGGCAAAGGACGTCGATCCTCAGTTCGTGCGCATGTTGATCGCCTATGAGGATCAGCGCTTCTTCGAGCACAAGGGCGTCGATCCCATCGCCCTGGTGCGCGCCGCCTGGCAGTTCGCCACCCACGGGCGGATCGTCTCGGGCGCCTCGACGCTGTCGATGCAGGTGGCACGGCTGATCGAGCCGCGGGAAGGCCGGTCGTTTGCTGCAAAGTTCCGCCAGCTGGCCCGCGCCGTGCAAATCGAACGCCGCCTGAGCAAGGCCGAAATCCTCGATCTTTACCTCACCCACGCGCCCTATGGCGGCAATCTGGAGGGCATTCGTGCGGCAAGCCTTGCCTATTTCGGCAAGGAGCCCCGGCGTTTGACCGTATCGGAAGCAGCCCTTCTGGTGGCGCTTCCCCAACTCCCGGAAAAGCGCCGCCCCGACCGTCATCTGAAAGCCGCCGAGACGGCGCGGCAACGGGTTTTGGAGCGCATGGCCGTTTCCGCCGTGATCGGTGAAGGGGAGGCGGAACGCGCTGCCCTGACCGCCGTGCCGGAGCGCCGTCTGCAATTGCCGGCCTTTGCAGCCCATGTCGCAGAAGCGGCGCGGCGAAAAGATCCTGCGGTTATCCAGCACCAGACGACGCTGCGCCGAAATATCCAGAAGGGGCTGGAAACCGTCGCCAAGGAGGCTGCCGCGCGTCTTGGGCCCAAGGTCTCGATCGCCATGGTCATGGCCGATGCGCGCACCGGCGAGATTGTCGGCGAACTCGGGTCGGCGGATTATTTCGATGCCAGCCGCTCCGGCTGGATCGACATGACGCGCATTTCCCGCTCGCCCGGCTCGACGCTGAAGCCGTTCATCTATGGCCTCGCCTTCGAGGAGGGGCTGGTGTCCCAGGAAACCATCATCGAAGACCGGCCCGCAGATTTCTTCGGCTACCGGCCGCGCAATTTCGACATGACCTATCAGGGCGATGTCAGCATCCGCCAAGCCCTGCAATTGTCGCTCAATGTTCCTGCCGTGCGGCTGCTGGACGCCGTCGGCCCAACGCGCCTGATGGTGCGCTTCCGCCGCGCCGAGGTGAGGCCTACCCTGCCTGCGAACGAGGCGCCGGGCCTGGCCATCGGCCTTGGCGGCTTGGGGATCAACCTGAAGGATCTCGTGCAGCTCTATGCCGGCCTTGCCAATCGCGGCAAGCCGGTCCGGCTTGGCGACGGGATTCGCGAGCAACCGGGCGCACTTGAAAACGAACCGCTTCTCGACGCCGTTGCCACCTGGCAGATCGCCGATATTCTTTCGGGCGTGTTGCCGCCCGCAGGCGCCGTCCAGCGCGGCATCGCCTACAAGACCGGCACGAGCTACGGCTACCGCGATGCCTGGTCCGTCGGGTTCGATGGCCGCTACGTTCTGGGCGTCTGGGTTGGCCGTCCGGACAATGGCGCGGTCCCCGGCCTGACAGGCTACGGCACGGCGGCGCCGATCCTGTTTGAAGGCTTTGCCAAGTCAGGCGTTGCCCTGACGCCGCTTCCGCGTGCTCCGGCCGGTGCTGTTCGCATCGCGCAAGCCGAATTGCCGATCAGCCAGCGCCGGTTTTCCTTGAGCGCCAATGGCCTCGTTTCCGCCTCCATCCGGGAAGCCGCGCCGCAGATCGTCTATCCGCCGGAAGGCGCCCGTGTGGAACTGGGCGTCGATACCGATGGCGTGGCGATGCCGCTTGTGCTCAAGCTTCAGGGCGGGCGGGCACCCTTCCGCTGGCTTGCCAATGGCAAACCGCTGCCCGAGACGTCGCGGCGCCGTGTCAATCAATGGGTGCCGGATGGCGCCGGCTATTCCACGCTGACTGTCATCGATGCCGCCGGGCGGGCCGCGAGCGTGCGGGTTTTTCTCAACTAG